The following are encoded together in the Populus trichocarpa isolate Nisqually-1 chromosome 5, P.trichocarpa_v4.1, whole genome shotgun sequence genome:
- the LOC7464834 gene encoding uncharacterized protein LOC7464834, which yields MAASVGSPSPAASLNKESTSLIVSSPLFCPASDKRFWSSLRGRIDTLLENRHRSVSIGQDQLNLDPSLGTNVRVGESDRAKRMKEDSLLLLRGFDSIAQNLSQLSSNLDNALQGARYLAEPPTLREIFHSRLENSEFRQEDVEKEKIEEGKKTRLKRKFDPDDRSEEQGNDFHKENEQCLEDKKLKKAKNLAVSMATKAAALARELKSMKSDFCFMQERCALLEEENRRIRDGFCEGTRPEEDDLMRLQMEALLAEKSRLGNENANLKRENQCLHQLVEYHQITTQDLSASYEQVIRGTCLDFSSPTSSMMEAADNEDDSEVAKTTPNIFGFATSLDESCHEEARMSK from the exons ATGGCTGCTTCAGTGGGTTCCCCATCACCAGCTGCCAGCCTCAACAAG GAGTCCACAAGCTTGATAGtttcttctcctctgttttGTCCGGCATCAGATAAGCGTTTTTGGAGCTCTCTCCGTGGCCGGATCGACACCCTTCTTGAGAATCGGCACCGTAGTGTCTCGATCGGTCAAGATCAGCTCAATCTTGATCCTTCTTTAGGCACCAATGTG AGAGTAGGTGAATCGGATCGAGCAAAGAGAATGAAGGAGGATTCCTTACTTCTGTTAAGAGGGTTTGACTCCATTGCTCAAAATCTTTCTCAGCTCTCTAGTAATCTGGACAACGCTCTTCAG GGAGCTAGATATCTAGCTGAACCACCCACATTGAGAGAAATATTCCACAGTAGACTCGAGAACTCTGAGTTCAGGCAAGAAGatgtagaaaaggaaaaaattgaagaaggGAAAAAGACAAGATTGAAGAGGAAGTTTGATCCAGATGATAGATCAGAAGAACAAGGAAATGATTTTCACAAGGAGAATGAACAATGTCTCGAAGATAAAAAGCTGAAGAAAGCCAAAAAT CTGGCAGTTTCCATGGCAACAAAAGCAGCAGCGCTTGCAAGGGAACTCAAGTCTATGAAATCTGATTTCTGTTTTATGCAAGAGCGATGCGCTCTGCTTGAGGAGGAAAACAGGAGGATTCGAGATGGATTCTGCGAGGGGACTAGACCAGAAGAAGATGACCTG ATGAGGCTTCAGATGGAAGCACTGCTTGCAGAAAAATCCAGGTTAGGTAATGAAAATGCTAATCTTAAGCGGGAAAACCAATGCCTTCACCAGCTTGTAGAGTACCACCAAATCACTACACAAGATCTCTCTGCATCTTATGAGCAAGTTATCCGTGGAACATGCTTGGACTTTTCTTCTCCAACATCCTCTATGATGGAAGCGGCAGACAATGAAGATGACAGTGAAGTTGCAAAAACAACTCCGAATATTTTTGGATTCGCCACTTCTCTTGATGAATCCTGTCACGAAGAAGCACGGATGAGCAAGTAA
- the LOC7464675 gene encoding chloroplast stem-loop binding protein of 41 kDa a, chloroplastic has protein sequence MATLAPSSSSPIFSGPSSKLSQPSLSSSSRLSLSSFSQLSPLSSSLSISPSFSAYPTCSRRLFASSFPVKASAAEKKKILIVNTNSGGHAVIGFYFAKELLGSGHEVSILTVGEESSDKMKKPPFSRFSEIVGAGGKTVWGNPAEVGKAVEGATFDVVLDNNGKDLDTVRPVVDWAKSAGVKQFLFISSAGIYKPTDEPPHVEGDVVKADAGHVGVEKYIAEIFSSWAIFRPQYMIGSGNNKDCEEWFFDRIVRKRPVPIPGSGMQLTNIAHVRDLSSMLTLAVENPEAASGNIFNCVSDRAVTLDGMAKLCAQAAGLPVEIMHYDPKAVGIDAKKAFPFRNMHFYAEPRAAKDILGWQGTTNLPEDLKERFDEYVKIGRDKKPMQFEIDDKILESLKVPVAA, from the exons ATGGCTACTCTTGCTCCTTCATCCTCCTCTCCCATATTCTCTGGTCCATCTTCAAAGCTTTCTCAACCTTCCCTCTCATCCTCATCACgcctttctctttcttctttctcgCAGCTGtctcctctctcttcttctctttccatATCTCCTTCCTTTTCTGCTTACCCCACATGTTCAAGACGCCTCTTTGCCTCTTCTTTCCCTGTCAAGGCTAGTGCTGCTGAGAAAAAGAAGATCCTTATAGTTAATACGAACAGTGGTGGTCATGCAGTTATTGGGTTCTATTTTGCAAAAGAACTTCTGGGTTCTGGCCATGAAGTAAGTATCTTGACTGTTGGTGAGGAGAGTTCAGACAAAATGAAGAAGCCTCCATTCAGTAGATTCTCA GAAATTGTGGGTGCTGGAGGGAAGACGGTATGGGGGAACCCAGCAGAGGTAGGGAAGGCTGTGGAAGGAGCAACATTTGATGTGGTGCTGGATAACAATGGAAAGGACCTGGATACTGTAAG GCCTGTAGTAGACTGGGCCAAGAGTGCTGGTGTGAAGCAGTTCCTGTTCATCAGCAGTGCTGGAATCTACAAACCAACCGATGAGCCTCCTCATGTTGAAGGG GATGTTGTTAAAGCTGATGCTGGTCATGTTGGGGTGGAAAAATACATAGCAGAGATTTTCAGTAGTTGGGCTATATTCCGTCCACAATACATGATTGGATCTGGCAACAATAAAGATTGTGAGGAGTGGTTTTTTGATC GAATTGTCCGAAAAAGGCCAGTGCCAATCCCTGGTTCTGGGATGCAACTGACTAACATCGCCCATGTTAGGGACTTATCCTCTATGCTTACTCTAGCTGTGGAGAACCCAGAAGCTGCATCCGGCAACATATTCAACTGTGTAAGCGACCGTGCTGTGACCCTGGATGGAATGGCCAAACTCTGTGCACAAGCTGCAGGTCTACCAGTAGAAATCATGCATTATGATCCAAAAGCTGTTGGAATTGATGCGAAGAAAGCTTTTCCTTTCCGAAATATG CACTTTTATGCAGAACCACGAGCTGCCAAGGACATCTTGGGATGGCAGGGCACCACAAACCTTCCTGAAGACTTGAAGGAGCGATTTGATGAGTATGTAAAGATTGGCCGAGACAAGAAGCCAATGCAATTCGAGATTGACGATAAAATACTCGAGTCGCTGAAAGTTCCAGTTGCTGCGTGA
- the LOC7464835 gene encoding RAN GTPase-activating protein 1 encodes MDSVTQTFQHRMSVKLWPPSQSTRLMLVERMSKNFITPSFISRKYGLLNKEEAEEGAKKIEEMAFAAANQHHEKEPDGDGSSAVQIYAKESSRLMLEVLKRGPKTQEDEEVKTVDEASAAVANLFDISGGRREFISGEEAEELLKPLKVPGNLYTRICFSNRSFGLDAAHVAESILLSIKGQLTEVDLSDCVAGRPESEALEVMGIFSSALEGCKLRYLNLSNNALGEKGVRAFGMLLKTQNILEELYLINDGISEEAARAVCELIPSTEKLKVLHFHNNMTGDEGAAAIAEMLKQSNLLEDFRCSSTRVGLEGGVALAEALGSCSHLRKLDLRDNMFGVEAGIALSKSLFAFADLTEVYLSYLNLEDEGAEALANALKESAPSLEVLDMAGNDITAKGASSLVACIVAKQFLTKLNLAENELKDEGAILIAKAIEAGHDQLNEVDLSTNAIRRAGARLLAQAVVHKPGFKSLNINGNYISDEGIDEVKDIFKSLPDVLGKLDENDPEGEDLDEDARDEDEDAIEEDELESKLKGLEIKHEE; translated from the coding sequence ATGGATTCTGTGACACAAACTTTCCAACATCGCATGTCTGTCAAATTGTGGCCTCCTAGTCAGAGTACCAGGCTAATGCTTGTAGAGCGGATGAGCAAGAACTTCATTACTCCATCCTTTATCTCCAGAAAGTATGGGTTATTGAACAAAGAGGAGGCTGAGGAGGGTGCCAAGAAAATCGAAGAGATGGCTTTTGCAGCTGCGAACCAGCACCATGAGAAAGAGCCGGATGGTGATGGAAGTTCTGCAGTGCAGATCTATGCTAAAGAATCTAGTAGGCTTATGTTGGAGGTTCTTAAAAGGGGGCCCAAAACACAGGAGGATGAAGAGGTGAAGACAGTTGATGAAGCTTCTGCTGCTGTTGCGAATCTGTTTGATATATCTGGTGGCCGGCGGGAATTTATTAGTGGGGAGGAGGCTGAGGAACTCTTAAAACCCCTCAAGGTGCCAGGAAACTTGTATACTAGGATATGTTTCAGTAATAGAAGCTTTGGCTTGGATGCAGCCCATGTCGCAGAATCCATCTTGTTGTCCATAAAGGGTCAATTGACAGAAGTGGACCTGTCAGACTGTGTTGCTGGAAGACCTGAATCAGAAGCTCTTGAAGTCATGGGTATATTTTCTTCAGCCCTAGAAGGTTGTAAATTGAGGTATCTGAACCTTTCAAATAATGCATTAGGCGAAAAGGGTGTCAGGGCCTTTGGGATGCTTCTCAAAACCCAGAATATTTTGGAGGAGctttatttaataaatgatGGTATTTCAGAAGAAGCTGCACGTGCAGTTTGTGAGCTAATTCCTTCAACTGAGAAGCTTAAGGTCCTTCATTTTCACAATAATATGACTGGAGATGAAGGTGCAGCTGCTATTGCTGAGATGCTGAAACAATCCAATTTGTTAGAGGATTTTCGATGTTCTTCAACAAGGGTGGGCTTGGAAGGGGGTGTTGCCTTAGCAGAAGCTCTTGGATCATGTAGCCATTTGAGGAAGCTTGATCTGCGTGATAACATGTTTGGTGTTGAAGCTGGTATAGCTCTGAGCAAGTCTTTATTTGCATTTGCAGATCTTACTGAAGTTTACCTCAGTTATCTGAATTTGGAGGATGAGGGGGCAGAAGCACTTGCTAATGCGTTAAAAGAATCTGCACCTTCACTGGAAGTTCTGGATATGGCTGGGAATGACATTACAGCCAAGGGTGCTTCTTCTTTGGTTGCCTGTATTGTGGCAAAACAATTTCTCACCAAATTAAATCTTGCTGAAAATGAACTGAAGGATGAAGGTGCTATTTTGATTGCCAAGGCAATTGAAGCCGGTCATGACCAGCTAAATGAAGTTGATTTGAGCACTAATGCAATTAGACGTGCTGGGGCAAGGCTCTTGGCACAGGCTGTTGTGCATAAGCCTGGATTTAAATCGTTAAATATCAATGGTAATTACATTTCTGATGAAGGGATTGATGAGGTGAAGGATATATTTAAGAGTTTGCCTGATGTGCTTGGAAAATTGGACGAGAATGATCCAGAAGGAGAAGATCTTGATGAGGATGCAAGAGACGAGGATGAGGATGCAATAGAGGAGGATGAATTGGAATCAAAACTCAAGGGGCTAGAAATCAAGCATGAAGAGTAG
- the LOC7464676 gene encoding cyclin-U3-1 isoform X1, with the protein MAKLDETRFTFISDMEALSPDSGSMDSDIYRTLGLEELRKGVLRSPRVLMLLSSLLDRSVQKNEMLLETTQIKDVVTIFHGLRPPTVSIRNYVDRIFKYSACSPSCFVVAHIYMDRFLQQTDIHLTALNVHRLLITSVMIAAKFVDDAFFNNAYYAKVGGVSTEELNRLEMKFLFSIDFRLQVNVNTFGKHCYQLEKESAGGLQIERPIQACRIKESWSSKDDSTACSSTIAR; encoded by the exons ATGGCCAAACTTGATGAAACAAGATTCACA TTCATTTCAGACATGGAAGCTCTTTCACCTGATAGTGGAAGCATGGACTCGGATATCTATCGAACCTTGGGACTTGAGGAATTAAGAAAAGGAGTTTTAAGATCTCCTAGGGTTTTAAtgcttctttcttctcttcttgatAGATCTgttcaaaaaaatgaaatgctACTGGAGACAACGCAGATCAAAGATGTTGTTACCATATTTCATGGCTTAAGACCACCTACTGTAAGTATCCGGAACTATGTTGATCGAATCTTCAAGTACTCTGCCTGCAGCCCGTCTTGCTTTGTTGTTGCACACATTTATATGGATAGATTTCTCCAGCAAACAGATATTCATTTAACTGCCCTTAATGTTCACCGTCTCCTGATTACAAGTGTAATGATAGCAGCAAAGTTTGTAGATGATGC CTTCTTTAACAATGCCTACTATGCCAAAGTTGGAGGAGTAAGCACAGAAGAATTGAACAGGTTGGAGATGAAGTTTTTGTTTAGTATAGATTTCAGACTTCAAGTAAATGTCAATACATTTGGAAAACACTGTTATCAGCTGGAAAAAGAATCTGCCGGTGGGCTTCAGATTGAACGCCCAATCCAAGCATGTAGAATTAAAGAAAGTTGGTCAAGCAAAGATGATTCAACTGCTTGTTCTTCCACGATTGCAAGATGA
- the LOC7464676 gene encoding cyclin-U3-1 isoform X2 codes for MQFISDMEALSPDSGSMDSDIYRTLGLEELRKGVLRSPRVLMLLSSLLDRSVQKNEMLLETTQIKDVVTIFHGLRPPTVSIRNYVDRIFKYSACSPSCFVVAHIYMDRFLQQTDIHLTALNVHRLLITSVMIAAKFVDDAFFNNAYYAKVGGVSTEELNRLEMKFLFSIDFRLQVNVNTFGKHCYQLEKESAGGLQIERPIQACRIKESWSSKDDSTACSSTIAR; via the exons ATGCAGTTCATTTCAGACATGGAAGCTCTTTCACCTGATAGTGGAAGCATGGACTCGGATATCTATCGAACCTTGGGACTTGAGGAATTAAGAAAAGGAGTTTTAAGATCTCCTAGGGTTTTAAtgcttctttcttctcttcttgatAGATCTgttcaaaaaaatgaaatgctACTGGAGACAACGCAGATCAAAGATGTTGTTACCATATTTCATGGCTTAAGACCACCTACTGTAAGTATCCGGAACTATGTTGATCGAATCTTCAAGTACTCTGCCTGCAGCCCGTCTTGCTTTGTTGTTGCACACATTTATATGGATAGATTTCTCCAGCAAACAGATATTCATTTAACTGCCCTTAATGTTCACCGTCTCCTGATTACAAGTGTAATGATAGCAGCAAAGTTTGTAGATGATGC CTTCTTTAACAATGCCTACTATGCCAAAGTTGGAGGAGTAAGCACAGAAGAATTGAACAGGTTGGAGATGAAGTTTTTGTTTAGTATAGATTTCAGACTTCAAGTAAATGTCAATACATTTGGAAAACACTGTTATCAGCTGGAAAAAGAATCTGCCGGTGGGCTTCAGATTGAACGCCCAATCCAAGCATGTAGAATTAAAGAAAGTTGGTCAAGCAAAGATGATTCAACTGCTTGTTCTTCCACGATTGCAAGATGA
- the LOC7464676 gene encoding cyclin-U3-1 isoform X3, protein MEALSPDSGSMDSDIYRTLGLEELRKGVLRSPRVLMLLSSLLDRSVQKNEMLLETTQIKDVVTIFHGLRPPTVSIRNYVDRIFKYSACSPSCFVVAHIYMDRFLQQTDIHLTALNVHRLLITSVMIAAKFVDDAFFNNAYYAKVGGVSTEELNRLEMKFLFSIDFRLQVNVNTFGKHCYQLEKESAGGLQIERPIQACRIKESWSSKDDSTACSSTIAR, encoded by the exons ATGGAAGCTCTTTCACCTGATAGTGGAAGCATGGACTCGGATATCTATCGAACCTTGGGACTTGAGGAATTAAGAAAAGGAGTTTTAAGATCTCCTAGGGTTTTAAtgcttctttcttctcttcttgatAGATCTgttcaaaaaaatgaaatgctACTGGAGACAACGCAGATCAAAGATGTTGTTACCATATTTCATGGCTTAAGACCACCTACTGTAAGTATCCGGAACTATGTTGATCGAATCTTCAAGTACTCTGCCTGCAGCCCGTCTTGCTTTGTTGTTGCACACATTTATATGGATAGATTTCTCCAGCAAACAGATATTCATTTAACTGCCCTTAATGTTCACCGTCTCCTGATTACAAGTGTAATGATAGCAGCAAAGTTTGTAGATGATGC CTTCTTTAACAATGCCTACTATGCCAAAGTTGGAGGAGTAAGCACAGAAGAATTGAACAGGTTGGAGATGAAGTTTTTGTTTAGTATAGATTTCAGACTTCAAGTAAATGTCAATACATTTGGAAAACACTGTTATCAGCTGGAAAAAGAATCTGCCGGTGGGCTTCAGATTGAACGCCCAATCCAAGCATGTAGAATTAAAGAAAGTTGGTCAAGCAAAGATGATTCAACTGCTTGTTCTTCCACGATTGCAAGATGA